A region from the Oceaniferula marina genome encodes:
- a CDS encoding substrate-binding domain-containing protein produces the protein MKNKNILYLPGYYVREHHLGLALYAREAGWILDASMVHFGKIPEDWDGDGIITMSADRDDIIEMVSSEKRPVVELFNGSRLTGYPHVCIDNLAIGRMAGHYLVSQGFQDIGYFHYDPEIANASNERERSEGLRLVVEQAGRQFHQVHFQDCIQQIRQLPTPLALMAQNDLVGDWLMHRLVEAGIQVPQEVAIIGVDSDRIYNELSPVAQTVVASQLEYQGYAAAALLDRLMKGEPVPSKPIMIEPERVIERSSTSLLVSEHPELNKALAYMRDRLGEKIEISSICEHVGLSRHQLNSIFKQFSGESLSRYLLILRINRARQILAETDDKIHALAIELGFGSAAYFSTVFLQETGLSPGEFRHRAHIKTRRIER, from the coding sequence ATGAAAAACAAAAACATCCTCTATCTACCAGGTTATTATGTAAGAGAGCACCATTTGGGTTTGGCGTTGTATGCTCGCGAGGCCGGTTGGATCCTCGATGCCAGCATGGTGCATTTTGGTAAAATTCCAGAGGATTGGGATGGCGATGGAATCATCACAATGAGTGCAGATCGTGATGACATCATTGAAATGGTCAGCAGCGAAAAACGACCTGTGGTGGAGCTCTTCAACGGATCTCGATTAACCGGGTACCCTCATGTCTGTATTGACAATCTGGCGATTGGCCGCATGGCTGGCCATTATTTGGTTTCCCAAGGGTTTCAGGATATTGGCTATTTTCATTATGACCCAGAGATAGCGAATGCAAGCAACGAAAGAGAGCGATCAGAGGGGCTCCGACTTGTTGTAGAACAGGCTGGTCGGCAGTTTCATCAAGTTCACTTTCAAGACTGCATCCAGCAAATTCGCCAGTTGCCGACACCCCTCGCTCTGATGGCTCAAAATGATCTGGTGGGTGACTGGTTGATGCACCGTTTGGTCGAGGCTGGCATCCAGGTTCCCCAGGAGGTGGCCATTATCGGGGTTGATTCTGATCGCATATACAATGAGCTGTCTCCTGTCGCCCAAACCGTAGTGGCAAGCCAATTAGAATATCAAGGATACGCCGCCGCGGCACTCTTGGATCGTCTCATGAAAGGAGAGCCTGTGCCGTCTAAGCCCATCATGATCGAACCCGAACGGGTCATTGAACGATCATCCACTTCGCTGCTTGTCAGTGAACATCCGGAGCTCAACAAAGCCTTGGCTTATATGCGTGATCGTTTGGGTGAAAAAATTGAGATTTCCAGTATCTGTGAGCATGTCGGTTTGAGCCGCCATCAACTCAACTCGATTTTTAAACAGTTCTCTGGCGAGTCGCTCAGCCGATATTTATTGATCCTCAGAATCAATCGCGCCCGGCAGATTCTGGCGGAAACGGATGATAAAATCCATGCTCTGGCCATCGAACTCGGGTTTGGGTCAGCCGCTTACTTTAGCACCGTCTTTCTTCAGGAAACGGGCCTCAGCCCAGGCGAGTTCCGCCATCGCGCTCACATCAAGACTCGGAGAATCGAGCGTTAA
- a CDS encoding DUF5107 domain-containing protein, with the protein MSSLYSETYPWLAACLGGENPQAVFRDQEVDMPVTALGSLPDEMALDIGKNCGRRVLPYRMQDRYSREREVRDFQSIVLENENLKATFLPELGGRLISFFHKPTQRELLFKNSIFQPANLALRDAWFAGGIEWNIGQFGHAFHTCSPVFAAAINGLDGSQGLRIYDFDRCKGLLWQIDFHLPSGAKFLHAFTRVVNPNDDDVPMYWWTNVAIVESEGMRVLAPAQQSIFVDYRNGGLSYGQTALPGMPPIHGQDGTYPANINLTCEFFYQCQDVALPWQAALDGEGSGFVECSTHPLNVRKLFSWGTHQGGTHWQNFLSDSGKPYIEIQAGLAPTQQHTVQMPGHSQWQWTQAFGYLEADSGKVHHSDWLEAWQAVDTSLKQSVSDQSLREAECADLADAAPIEMLHHASGWGALEAKRLQAAGETGFPSAFLFPESTMGEEQQKWLDLLEKGTFPDPVPQHEPGEWMIQAEWTEMLEKSLFQWGIPNSFALLHLGVMKFEHGDEDGAVAAWEESVSIGPSSWGWRNLAVAAIRRGEKDQGLHLYQSAWDCAVANGNPDVSFAFEYLTELYNAGEQQKAWAFYQTLSEDFQLKDSMHLMAAKVAFALGNYSFVETALERSFASIREGARDLTDLWFGIQGKKIEVEKGVPYEEAIQIARKKRVPPVHLDFRIEETSNSLVS; encoded by the coding sequence ATGAGTTCCTTATATTCGGAAACCTACCCTTGGTTGGCTGCTTGTCTAGGAGGTGAAAACCCACAAGCTGTCTTTCGTGATCAAGAGGTCGATATGCCGGTTACCGCTCTTGGTTCTCTTCCAGATGAGATGGCTTTGGATATAGGTAAAAATTGTGGTCGTCGTGTTTTGCCATACCGCATGCAGGATCGTTATTCTCGTGAGCGTGAGGTTCGAGATTTTCAATCCATTGTGCTGGAAAATGAGAACTTGAAGGCCACCTTTTTGCCAGAGCTCGGGGGGCGCCTCATTTCATTTTTTCACAAGCCTACACAGCGCGAGTTGTTGTTTAAAAACTCTATTTTCCAGCCTGCAAATTTAGCTCTGCGAGATGCTTGGTTTGCTGGTGGGATTGAGTGGAACATCGGGCAGTTTGGTCATGCTTTCCATACATGTTCGCCAGTTTTTGCTGCGGCTATTAATGGGCTGGATGGATCGCAAGGTTTACGGATATACGATTTTGATCGCTGTAAGGGCTTGCTGTGGCAAATTGATTTTCATTTGCCCTCCGGGGCTAAATTTCTTCATGCATTCACCCGTGTGGTTAATCCAAACGATGATGATGTTCCGATGTACTGGTGGACCAATGTTGCGATTGTGGAAAGCGAGGGTATGCGTGTTTTAGCTCCGGCCCAGCAGTCGATTTTTGTGGATTACCGCAATGGTGGACTTTCTTACGGGCAGACTGCATTGCCTGGGATGCCTCCGATTCACGGTCAGGATGGGACTTATCCGGCTAATATTAATCTAACCTGTGAGTTCTTTTATCAATGCCAAGACGTGGCCTTGCCATGGCAAGCAGCCTTGGATGGGGAGGGGAGCGGCTTTGTCGAGTGTTCCACCCATCCGCTTAATGTCAGGAAATTATTTTCTTGGGGGACTCATCAGGGAGGGACGCATTGGCAAAATTTCCTCTCGGATTCAGGGAAACCGTATATTGAGATTCAGGCTGGTCTTGCCCCTACTCAGCAGCACACGGTTCAGATGCCGGGTCATTCTCAGTGGCAATGGACACAAGCATTTGGATATCTTGAAGCGGATTCCGGCAAAGTACACCATTCGGATTGGCTGGAGGCATGGCAAGCCGTGGATACTTCCCTTAAACAAAGCGTGAGTGATCAATCGCTGAGAGAAGCGGAATGTGCTGATCTTGCGGATGCCGCCCCTATTGAAATGCTGCATCATGCTTCTGGTTGGGGGGCGCTTGAGGCAAAACGACTTCAGGCAGCGGGTGAGACCGGCTTTCCATCGGCATTTTTATTTCCTGAGAGCACCATGGGTGAGGAGCAGCAGAAGTGGCTGGATTTATTGGAAAAAGGAACCTTTCCTGATCCGGTGCCTCAACATGAACCCGGTGAGTGGATGATTCAGGCTGAGTGGACTGAAATGTTGGAGAAATCCTTATTCCAATGGGGCATCCCGAACAGCTTCGCCTTGTTGCATCTCGGGGTGATGAAGTTCGAACATGGGGATGAGGACGGAGCGGTGGCAGCATGGGAGGAGTCAGTAAGTATTGGTCCTTCTTCTTGGGGATGGCGTAATTTAGCTGTCGCAGCCATCCGCCGTGGTGAGAAGGATCAGGGACTCCATTTATACCAAAGTGCCTGGGATTGTGCCGTGGCCAATGGTAATCCTGATGTCTCGTTTGCTTTTGAATATTTAACGGAGCTATATAACGCAGGAGAGCAGCAAAAGGCGTGGGCGTTTTACCAGACACTGTCTGAGGATTTTCAACTCAAGGACAGCATGCATCTCATGGCGGCCAAGGTTGCTTTTGCTCTAGGAAATTATTCTTTCGTTGAAACCGCTTTGGAACGAAGTTTTGCTTCGATTCGCGAAGGTGCCAGAGACCTCACCGATCTGTGGTTTGGGATTCAAGGTAAAAAGATAGAAGTTGAGAAGGGGGTTCCGTATGAAGAGGCTATACAAATAGCTCGAAAAAAACGTGTGCCGCCAGTGCATCTCGATTTTCGTATCGAAGAAACATCAAATTCCCTAGTATCTTAA
- a CDS encoding glycoside hydrolase domain-containing protein: MTLFAKGNIVCVAIAVGLITFPVIALAKGALKPQLSEPEVAYSVASTMWPLELGAHRAKIRVKASAPAVHAHLPWRLQMKGMEKRQIIVIHVASGKKVNNVVRTSVNRMACDIVFEASAGDYFVYYLPMRNYRNPNDKSAYLPYRCGADTEWLKKNKLGDKDLPKGAWSRLPTAEVIEFQARTASDSFFPMEVIASKDETKGLQAQYSQPLLIFPEDRVHTIRMRRDLPLRWVMRGPETSLAGEAQRHEYFTFQLGLFASSKKADNVSVQFSDLRNESGAVIQASALTCFNLGGIDSMGEPFTKVVHVPVGQIQALWFGVDIAKDQAVGVYAGTIDVRADHMEPQKIEVRIKVLPEVIAERGDNEPWRHSRLRWLNSTAGSSDTIPAPYQALEVEGSAVSCVGRVLKLGKGGLPASIRSGDVPVLQSPIRFTIESTAGPLSFTSGKSEWTQQTQARVAWKTDSKGTFGVLSCNGEMEYDGHVRYSMTYTPSHDMDLKDVRLELPMQPEAAQYIVGAGHDGGVRPKDFSWNWKGPYNSFWLGSTEAGLHCKLLGGSYTGPMLSLYHPKPPTTWGNRGKGGLKIIEQGRSVTATVFSGSRKLKAGVPMTFEFSLLITPLKPLDPPTHFKTRYYHTGDNWLKDGRGNDPEPSEANLALGVNVVNLHHASIFNPYINYPFIRTKELSAFTKKMHSKQVKVKVYNTVRELTSMVPELWALRSLGDEVIAPGGGGGYSWCQEHMIDGYRPAWFQRFGDSPPDAAFVTSGNPRSRWQNYYVEGNGWLVRNMDTDGIYLDDVSYDRTILQRVRAVMAEAKPGCLIDLHSNTGFSKGCVNHYMEFLPYIDRPWFGESFHYDAMTPDQYLIQVSGIPFGLMGEMLHAGGNLWRGTLYGMTNRLGWTTNRVKCDPRPVWKIWDRFGITDSKMIGYWKSDCPVKTDNDQVLATVYQKEGSAMIALASWAASPVDVRLVIDWKALGLDPAKAKFFAPASVGFQQAKQWKVGDSIKVSPKRGLLILVDESGPTEDDLAGGVKMKRSILLKKKFTAPLGKEWTTITSKQAKTSVTVSKTGGLVFRAPAHVSACVKGQLPKGTTAVECLIENKGDRGETWGPGLTLSWPGGQALRINLRTPSGAFGLESTGGVQRVGLGRMSSGPMNLRIRLEKDEVVAEATDGDGFWQQLGAYPRVDFPGEPNQVVLGKTRGVVDTSDHTDSGPVGASIIQRLVIYGK; the protein is encoded by the coding sequence ATGACTCTGTTTGCAAAGGGTAATATCGTATGCGTCGCCATAGCCGTGGGGTTGATCACATTCCCTGTGATAGCTCTAGCAAAGGGAGCTTTAAAACCTCAGCTCTCTGAGCCAGAAGTCGCCTACAGCGTCGCGTCCACAATGTGGCCGTTAGAGCTCGGAGCCCATCGCGCGAAAATTCGTGTTAAGGCGTCAGCCCCTGCGGTTCACGCGCATTTACCATGGAGATTGCAGATGAAGGGGATGGAAAAGCGTCAAATTATCGTGATTCATGTGGCTAGCGGAAAAAAGGTCAACAATGTGGTTCGGACCAGCGTGAACCGTATGGCATGTGATATTGTTTTTGAGGCGTCCGCGGGGGACTATTTTGTCTACTACCTTCCGATGAGGAATTATCGCAACCCGAACGATAAATCCGCTTACTTGCCATACCGTTGTGGAGCAGACACGGAGTGGCTTAAAAAAAACAAGCTTGGGGACAAGGATCTGCCGAAGGGGGCATGGAGCCGATTGCCGACCGCTGAGGTGATCGAATTTCAAGCTCGTACTGCGTCCGATAGTTTTTTTCCAATGGAGGTGATTGCTTCCAAGGATGAAACAAAGGGGCTTCAGGCACAATACTCCCAGCCGTTGTTGATTTTCCCTGAAGACCGGGTTCACACGATCAGAATGCGGAGAGACCTTCCCTTACGTTGGGTCATGAGGGGGCCAGAAACCTCATTGGCTGGTGAGGCTCAGCGACATGAGTATTTCACTTTCCAGTTAGGGTTGTTTGCATCTTCAAAGAAAGCGGACAATGTTTCTGTGCAGTTTTCCGATTTGCGTAACGAATCGGGGGCTGTCATCCAGGCATCGGCACTGACCTGTTTTAATTTGGGAGGAATCGATAGCATGGGCGAGCCCTTCACTAAGGTTGTTCATGTTCCGGTCGGCCAGATCCAAGCTCTTTGGTTTGGTGTTGATATTGCCAAGGATCAAGCTGTCGGAGTTTATGCCGGGACAATCGATGTCAGGGCGGATCATATGGAACCGCAAAAGATTGAGGTTAGGATCAAGGTATTACCTGAGGTGATTGCTGAGCGAGGTGATAATGAACCGTGGCGGCATTCTCGACTACGATGGCTTAATTCGACAGCTGGAAGCAGCGATACGATTCCTGCGCCCTACCAAGCGCTTGAAGTAGAGGGTTCTGCTGTTTCCTGTGTAGGACGTGTTCTCAAATTGGGTAAAGGTGGGCTACCGGCCTCCATTCGTAGTGGTGACGTGCCCGTGCTTCAAAGTCCGATCCGTTTTACCATTGAGTCGACTGCCGGCCCTTTATCCTTCACTTCTGGTAAGTCGGAATGGACTCAACAGACACAGGCACGTGTCGCGTGGAAAACTGATTCCAAGGGCACCTTCGGCGTTCTTAGCTGCAACGGAGAAATGGAATATGACGGCCATGTTCGCTACAGTATGACTTACACACCGAGCCATGATATGGATCTCAAGGATGTTCGCCTGGAGTTGCCGATGCAGCCCGAGGCTGCACAGTATATTGTTGGTGCGGGGCATGACGGGGGTGTGCGACCCAAAGATTTTTCTTGGAACTGGAAAGGTCCTTACAACAGCTTCTGGCTGGGTTCTACGGAAGCGGGGTTGCACTGTAAATTATTGGGCGGATCTTACACGGGGCCCATGCTCAGTCTCTATCATCCTAAGCCTCCGACAACTTGGGGAAACCGTGGCAAGGGGGGGCTCAAAATCATAGAACAAGGGAGATCCGTCACGGCCACGGTCTTTAGCGGGTCTCGAAAACTGAAGGCAGGTGTCCCGATGACGTTTGAATTTTCATTGCTGATAACGCCTCTCAAACCGCTCGATCCCCCTACTCATTTTAAAACCCGATACTATCATACCGGTGACAACTGGCTTAAGGATGGTCGCGGTAATGACCCTGAACCCTCAGAGGCCAATCTTGCACTCGGTGTCAATGTGGTGAACCTGCACCACGCATCCATTTTCAACCCTTATATCAACTACCCGTTTATTCGAACCAAAGAACTCAGCGCGTTCACAAAAAAAATGCACTCCAAGCAGGTCAAGGTGAAGGTTTATAACACGGTGCGTGAGTTGACCAGTATGGTGCCCGAGCTGTGGGCATTGCGTAGTCTGGGAGACGAAGTTATCGCTCCTGGTGGCGGTGGTGGATATTCTTGGTGCCAAGAACATATGATTGACGGCTACCGTCCGGCATGGTTTCAGCGTTTCGGCGATTCACCGCCGGATGCTGCATTTGTCACCAGTGGCAATCCTCGCTCTCGTTGGCAAAATTACTATGTCGAGGGCAATGGCTGGTTAGTGCGCAACATGGATACTGATGGTATTTACCTCGACGATGTTAGTTATGATCGCACGATTCTTCAGCGCGTGCGCGCAGTGATGGCCGAGGCGAAGCCCGGCTGCCTGATCGACTTACATTCCAATACCGGGTTTTCGAAAGGTTGCGTGAACCATTATATGGAGTTTCTGCCATATATCGACCGTCCATGGTTTGGGGAAAGTTTTCATTATGATGCCATGACCCCTGATCAATATTTGATTCAAGTCTCGGGAATCCCCTTCGGATTGATGGGGGAGATGCTTCATGCTGGTGGCAATCTTTGGCGTGGTACGCTCTACGGCATGACCAACCGGCTTGGGTGGACCACCAACCGTGTGAAATGTGACCCGCGGCCCGTCTGGAAAATATGGGACCGCTTCGGTATCACCGATTCGAAAATGATAGGCTACTGGAAGAGTGATTGCCCGGTAAAAACCGACAATGATCAAGTGTTAGCCACAGTGTATCAAAAAGAGGGAAGTGCCATGATTGCCCTGGCAAGCTGGGCCGCCTCACCTGTGGATGTCAGGCTCGTGATCGACTGGAAAGCTCTGGGGCTCGACCCAGCTAAAGCCAAGTTCTTTGCTCCTGCTTCAGTAGGTTTTCAACAAGCCAAACAATGGAAGGTGGGTGATTCAATCAAGGTGTCCCCTAAACGTGGATTATTGATACTGGTTGATGAATCCGGCCCGACCGAGGACGATCTGGCGGGTGGAGTTAAGATGAAACGCAGCATCTTACTCAAGAAAAAATTCACTGCTCCCCTCGGTAAGGAGTGGACAACGATAACATCAAAACAAGCCAAGACTTCCGTTACGGTAAGCAAAACAGGAGGGCTCGTTTTCCGTGCCCCGGCCCATGTCAGCGCTTGTGTGAAAGGTCAACTTCCCAAAGGAACAACAGCCGTTGAGTGCCTCATTGAGAATAAGGGCGATCGTGGTGAAACGTGGGGTCCCGGTCTGACATTGTCATGGCCGGGTGGTCAAGCCTTACGCATTAACTTGCGCACACCTTCAGGGGCATTTGGTCTTGAATCAACAGGCGGTGTCCAGCGTGTTGGTTTAGGCCGGATGAGTTCAGGCCCGATGAATTTGAGAATTCGGCTTGAAAAGGATGAAGTTGTTGCCGAGGCTACGGACGGTGATGGTTTCTGGCAACAGCTGGGGGCTTATCCACGTGTTGACTTTCCGGGAGAGCCCAATCAAGTCGTGCTAGGAAAGACACGCGGTGTTGTCGATACGAGTGATCATACCGACTCCGGCCCAGTCGGAGCTTCGATCATTCAGCGGCTTGTAATTTACGGTAAATGA
- a CDS encoding PEP-CTERM sorting domain-containing protein (PEP-CTERM proteins occur, often in large numbers, in the proteomes of bacteria that also encode an exosortase, a predicted intramembrane cysteine proteinase. The presence of a PEP-CTERM domain at a protein's C-terminus predicts cleavage within the sorting domain, followed by covalent anchoring to some some component of the (usually Gram-negative) cell surface. Many PEP-CTERM proteins exhibit an unusual sequence composition that includes large numbers of potential glycosylation sites. Expression of one such protein has been shown restore the ability of a bacterium to form floc, a type of biofilm.) — protein MQLQTANVRTIAKTIMKDKKNTAKYGAAVIGVIALATTSANATVIASDDFNTYTDGNIVGQAGAGTGWSTDYTGADGLNVTSGQIDGSGAPEQVYRGLSQTIDVANGNEVWMTFDGQITLSGSFGYAGVSFFDGGSEKGIIGAISGRDMFGIGGADTGVTGTNSIAVKFDLTDNSVSLWTGTAGSAVDVSGAPTQTGSMNIKGTDNLRFAIHTGDMQIDNFIMGTTMEDVNVVPEPSSAALLGLSGLALILRRKK, from the coding sequence ATGCAGCTGCAAACAGCGAATGTTAGAACAATAGCAAAAACGATTATGAAAGATAAGAAGAATACAGCAAAATATGGTGCTGCCGTCATCGGCGTAATTGCACTAGCCACAACAAGCGCGAATGCGACAGTTATCGCATCTGATGACTTCAATACCTATACCGACGGCAACATCGTCGGTCAAGCTGGAGCGGGTACTGGCTGGAGCACGGACTATACAGGGGCAGATGGATTGAATGTAACATCCGGTCAAATCGACGGAAGTGGAGCCCCTGAACAGGTTTATCGTGGCTTATCTCAAACGATAGACGTCGCTAACGGAAATGAAGTTTGGATGACCTTTGACGGACAAATCACTCTGTCGGGCAGCTTCGGGTATGCAGGCGTCTCCTTCTTCGATGGAGGATCTGAAAAAGGCATCATCGGCGCGATTTCAGGTCGGGACATGTTTGGTATTGGAGGCGCAGATACGGGTGTCACGGGAACTAACAGTATTGCTGTCAAGTTTGACCTCACCGATAACTCCGTTTCCTTGTGGACTGGAACTGCTGGATCTGCTGTTGACGTTTCAGGTGCACCAACCCAGACAGGAAGTATGAATATCAAGGGTACGGATAACCTCCGTTTTGCCATCCATACGGGAGATATGCAAATCGATAATTTCATCATGGGAACCACTATGGAAGACGTCAATGTAGTTCCAGAACCATCCTCCGCTGCCCTTCTTGGCCTGAGTGGATTGGCACTCATCTTGCGTCGTAAGAAGTAA